In the Hordeum vulgare subsp. vulgare chromosome 7H, MorexV3_pseudomolecules_assembly, whole genome shotgun sequence genome, one interval contains:
- the LOC123407828 gene encoding dapper homolog 3 isoform X1: MVAMGGADEDERPVQQGCMAGFLHLFDRPHILSGKRRLCHQPRRLLSSSSSGSATPSEMSMPLDRATPLPSSPEMTPPAAPRPSLQLPPLDLKDRGGAAASWRLPRLSLDSRAVVDARGKLRQRDNIRAASPAASPGMAGAPSVVARLMGLDALPYGAADEDDGQQVARGGELRRSASERVPRDPARFRFVDPSFFEKPAPPVLPQRPSSPTTEAAQAQRRSPDPAFHRAAALQRRSSHFDAREVFPEPAKRVDPSAGRGEIALCGEIDRRLRKRGIAEPARDLETLKQILEALQLKGLLRHSSPAPPLSVRNHPPPIVVMRPSSRPPQPPTSPTRRLRVQVDNARRPRSPDRAASPARSPASPARRGPQSPQRRVSPEKRHQPLKKPNTAELPSVRSRIARHAAHNQSADDDASTTFSDGGSSSSVSASASASSRWDMEQQRARLEDRGLLERCGKLLSSIEAFTSAGDAAADQQPSPVSVLDAATFLADEDSPSSSGSKRGMGRRPPSPRPVASPSFPEDDDEVVPEAWLVGPEASDPDFAYVAEVVCLSDRMRNPDDVYRTVEKRRRRGDDTWQHRRLLCGAAGEALDRWRCAHPSEPVAWLRGEELLRYVWAEVQRAMEPPAAAAAADDDQTRGAILRDLAADRRWSPSAEAADAVLQIERLLFKDLVADAICELAEADRLRRPRRKLVF, translated from the exons ATGGTTGCCATGGGCGGCGCCGACGAGGACGAGCGGCCAGTGCAACAGGGCTGCATGGCAGGCTTCCTCCACCTCTTCGACCGCCCGCACATCCTCTCCGGCAAGCGGCGGCTCTGCCACCAGCCCCGCCGCCTCCTCTCGTCGTCCTCCAGT GGGTCGGCGACGCCGTCGGAGATGTCGATGCCGCTGGACAGGGCGACGCCGCTCCCGTCGTCGCCCGAGATGACGCCGCCCGCGGCGCCGCGGCCGTCGCTCCAGCTCCCGCCGCTGGACCTCAAGGACAGGGGAGGCGCGGCcgcgtcctggaggctgccgcgcCTGTCGCTGGACAGCCGCGCGGTGGTGGACGCCAGGGGGAAGCTCCGGCAGCGGGACAACATCAGAGCGGCCTCGCCCGCGGCGTCCCCTGGCATGGCGGGCGCCCCCAGCGTCGTCGCGCGGCTCATGGGGCTCGACGCGCTGCCGTACGGCGCCGCGGACGAGGACGACGGGCAGCAGGTCGCTCGGGGCGGCGAGCTTAGGCGGTCGGCGTCCGAGCGTGTGCCGCGCGACCCGGCCCGCTTCCGGTTCGTCGACCCGTCTTTCTTCGAGAAGCCTGCGCCGCCGGTGCTTCCGCAAAGGCCGTCGTCCCCGACGACAGAGGCGGCGCAGGCACAGCGGCGGTCGCCGGATCCGGCCTTCCATAGGGCGGCAGCGCTGCAGCGGCGTAGCAGCCACTTCGACGCGCGCGAGGTGTTCCCTGAGCCGGCGAAGCGCGTCGACCCGAGCGCCGGGCGGGGCGAGATCGCGCTCTGCGGCGAGATCGACCGGCGCCTCCGCAAGCGTGGCATCGCCGAGCCGGCAAGGGATCTCGAGACGCTCAAGCAAATCCTGGAAGCCCTCCAGCTGAAAGGCCTCCTTCGCCACAGCAGTCCGGCGCCGCCATTGTCCGTGCGCAACCACCCGCCTCCAATCGTCGTCATGCGCCCGTCCTCCCGGCCGCCGCAGCCTCCAACCTCCCCCACGAGGCGATTGCGTGTCCAGGTCGACAATGCCCGCCGCCCGCGTTCTCCTGACCGAGCGGCGTCTCCCGCACGGAGTCCGGCCTCCCCAGCGCGACGCGGCCCGCAGTCCCCTCAGCGCCGCGTTTCTCCGGAGAAGCGCCACCAGCCCCTCAAGAAGCCGAACACCGCCGAGCTCCCCAGCGTCCGCTCCCGCATTGCCCGCCACGCTGCTCACAATCAATCTGCCGACGACGACGCGTCCACCACCTTCTCAGACGGCGGCAGCAGTAGCTCTGTCAGTGCCAGTGCCAGTGCCTCCTCCCGTTGGGACATGGAG CAGCAGCGGGCACGCCTGGAGGACCGCGGCCTGCTGGAGCGCTGCGGCAAGCTGCTGAGCAGCATCGAGGCGTTCACCAGCGCAGGCGACGCGGCCGCCGACCAGCAGCCGAGCCCGGTGTCGGTGCTGGACGCGGCGACCTTCCTCGCCGACGAggactcgccgtcgtcgtcggggTCGAAGCGAGGGATGGGCCGGAGGCCCCCCAGCCCACGGCCGGTCGCCTCTCCATCGTTTcccgaggacgacgacgaggttGTCCCCGAAGCGTGGCTGGTTGGACCGGAGGCCAGTGACCCCGACTTCGCCTACGTGGCGGAAGTGGTCTGTTTGTCGGACCGGATGAGGAACCCGGATGACGTGTACCGCACAGTGGAGAAGAGGCGCCGGCGTGGCGACGACACGTGGCAGCACCGCAGGCTGCTGTGCGGCGCAGCGGGGGAGGCGCTGGACCGGTGGCGGTGCGCGCACCCGTCGGAGCCCGTGGCGTGGCTCCGGGGCGAGGAGCTGCTGCGCTACGTCTGGGCGGAGGTGCAGCGCGCCATGGAGCcgccggcggcggcagcggccgccgaCGACGACCAGACCCGCGGAGCCATCCTGCGCGACCTGGCGGCGGACCGGCGGTGGTCGCCGAGCGCCGAGGCGGCGGACGCCGTGCTGCAGATCGAGCGGCTGCTGTTCAAGGACCTGGTGGCCGACGCCATCTGCGAGCTGGCCGAGGCCGACCGCCTCCGCCGCCCGCGCCGGAAGCTGGTCTTCTGA
- the LOC123407828 gene encoding serine/arginine repetitive matrix protein 1 isoform X2, with product MVAMGGADEDERPVQQGCMAGFLHLFDRPHILSGKRRLCHQPRRLLSSSSSGSATPSEMSMPLDRATPLPSSPEMTPPAAPRPSLQLPPLDLKDRGGAAASWRLPRLSLDSRAVVDARGKLRQRDNIRAASPAASPGMAGAPSVVARLMGLDALPYGAADEDDGQQVARGGELRRSASERVPRDPARFRFVDPSFFEKPAPPVLPQRPSSPTTEAAQAQRRSPDPAFHRAAALQRRSSHFDAREVFPEPAKRVDPSAGRGEIALCGEIDRRLRKRGIAEPARDLETLKQILEALQLKGLLRHSSPAPPLSVRNHPPPIVVMRPSSRPPQPPTSPTRRLRVQVDNARRPRSPDRAASPARSPASPARRGPQSPQRRVSPEKRHQPLKKPNTAELPSVRSRIARHAAHNQSADDDASTTFSDGGSSSSVSASASASSRWDMEQRARLEDRGLLERCGKLLSSIEAFTSAGDAAADQQPSPVSVLDAATFLADEDSPSSSGSKRGMGRRPPSPRPVASPSFPEDDDEVVPEAWLVGPEASDPDFAYVAEVVCLSDRMRNPDDVYRTVEKRRRRGDDTWQHRRLLCGAAGEALDRWRCAHPSEPVAWLRGEELLRYVWAEVQRAMEPPAAAAAADDDQTRGAILRDLAADRRWSPSAEAADAVLQIERLLFKDLVADAICELAEADRLRRPRRKLVF from the exons ATGGTTGCCATGGGCGGCGCCGACGAGGACGAGCGGCCAGTGCAACAGGGCTGCATGGCAGGCTTCCTCCACCTCTTCGACCGCCCGCACATCCTCTCCGGCAAGCGGCGGCTCTGCCACCAGCCCCGCCGCCTCCTCTCGTCGTCCTCCAGT GGGTCGGCGACGCCGTCGGAGATGTCGATGCCGCTGGACAGGGCGACGCCGCTCCCGTCGTCGCCCGAGATGACGCCGCCCGCGGCGCCGCGGCCGTCGCTCCAGCTCCCGCCGCTGGACCTCAAGGACAGGGGAGGCGCGGCcgcgtcctggaggctgccgcgcCTGTCGCTGGACAGCCGCGCGGTGGTGGACGCCAGGGGGAAGCTCCGGCAGCGGGACAACATCAGAGCGGCCTCGCCCGCGGCGTCCCCTGGCATGGCGGGCGCCCCCAGCGTCGTCGCGCGGCTCATGGGGCTCGACGCGCTGCCGTACGGCGCCGCGGACGAGGACGACGGGCAGCAGGTCGCTCGGGGCGGCGAGCTTAGGCGGTCGGCGTCCGAGCGTGTGCCGCGCGACCCGGCCCGCTTCCGGTTCGTCGACCCGTCTTTCTTCGAGAAGCCTGCGCCGCCGGTGCTTCCGCAAAGGCCGTCGTCCCCGACGACAGAGGCGGCGCAGGCACAGCGGCGGTCGCCGGATCCGGCCTTCCATAGGGCGGCAGCGCTGCAGCGGCGTAGCAGCCACTTCGACGCGCGCGAGGTGTTCCCTGAGCCGGCGAAGCGCGTCGACCCGAGCGCCGGGCGGGGCGAGATCGCGCTCTGCGGCGAGATCGACCGGCGCCTCCGCAAGCGTGGCATCGCCGAGCCGGCAAGGGATCTCGAGACGCTCAAGCAAATCCTGGAAGCCCTCCAGCTGAAAGGCCTCCTTCGCCACAGCAGTCCGGCGCCGCCATTGTCCGTGCGCAACCACCCGCCTCCAATCGTCGTCATGCGCCCGTCCTCCCGGCCGCCGCAGCCTCCAACCTCCCCCACGAGGCGATTGCGTGTCCAGGTCGACAATGCCCGCCGCCCGCGTTCTCCTGACCGAGCGGCGTCTCCCGCACGGAGTCCGGCCTCCCCAGCGCGACGCGGCCCGCAGTCCCCTCAGCGCCGCGTTTCTCCGGAGAAGCGCCACCAGCCCCTCAAGAAGCCGAACACCGCCGAGCTCCCCAGCGTCCGCTCCCGCATTGCCCGCCACGCTGCTCACAATCAATCTGCCGACGACGACGCGTCCACCACCTTCTCAGACGGCGGCAGCAGTAGCTCTGTCAGTGCCAGTGCCAGTGCCTCCTCCCGTTGGGACATGGAG CAGCGGGCACGCCTGGAGGACCGCGGCCTGCTGGAGCGCTGCGGCAAGCTGCTGAGCAGCATCGAGGCGTTCACCAGCGCAGGCGACGCGGCCGCCGACCAGCAGCCGAGCCCGGTGTCGGTGCTGGACGCGGCGACCTTCCTCGCCGACGAggactcgccgtcgtcgtcggggTCGAAGCGAGGGATGGGCCGGAGGCCCCCCAGCCCACGGCCGGTCGCCTCTCCATCGTTTcccgaggacgacgacgaggttGTCCCCGAAGCGTGGCTGGTTGGACCGGAGGCCAGTGACCCCGACTTCGCCTACGTGGCGGAAGTGGTCTGTTTGTCGGACCGGATGAGGAACCCGGATGACGTGTACCGCACAGTGGAGAAGAGGCGCCGGCGTGGCGACGACACGTGGCAGCACCGCAGGCTGCTGTGCGGCGCAGCGGGGGAGGCGCTGGACCGGTGGCGGTGCGCGCACCCGTCGGAGCCCGTGGCGTGGCTCCGGGGCGAGGAGCTGCTGCGCTACGTCTGGGCGGAGGTGCAGCGCGCCATGGAGCcgccggcggcggcagcggccgccgaCGACGACCAGACCCGCGGAGCCATCCTGCGCGACCTGGCGGCGGACCGGCGGTGGTCGCCGAGCGCCGAGGCGGCGGACGCCGTGCTGCAGATCGAGCGGCTGCTGTTCAAGGACCTGGTGGCCGACGCCATCTGCGAGCTGGCCGAGGCCGACCGCCTCCGCCGCCCGCGCCGGAAGCTGGTCTTCTGA